A window of Mucilaginibacter robiniae genomic DNA:
ACTAATCCAACCAGCAGGAGGCAGCCCTACTTTTACCAGAATATCTAACAATCCGTTGAAGCTTGCCGTTCCGCTGATGGAAGGTCTGAGAACGGAGACTTTAAATTTGAATTCATCGATGTGGATCAGGTTATCCTTAATATGAGTTTCAATGTTGACCCCTTTCATATCAGGATTGTTAAAGGCATCAGCCCCAACATTATCACCGATCACCGAAAGCATTTTTAAGTTTTTCACTGCTACATCCCGAAGGTTCACCACCCCTCCACCTTCTAAAGAAGGGTAAATAGGATTCATGTTCGCATCGAAATCACCTTTCAGTTTATAGTTCAGCGACACAATTCCACTTACGTCTTTGGCAGAAGTAGCCATTTTGCGAACCATGTCGATTTCTTTGTAGGCCCTTTGTACATTAAAGTCCATCACTTTAAGGGCAACATCAAAATTGGCAGTTAACGGAGATTCATTCTGATAACGGGCATCGATATTCATCCTGCTGCCTATCATGTCAAAAGAGGTATTCTTTAAATAGACTTGGCCTTCCTTCACCACAGCAATTCCTTTAAGGTGACTAATGTCCATTCCCTTAAATCCTACTTTCTTTGCATTGGCTGTTAAAGAAACATCCAGGTTTTTAGGAACGATCACCACACCACTGCTCTTTGGGTTTTCAGCTTTTGCGTATTCAACTTCTATAGATTTATCATCATTGTCGCCACTTTTTAGCGCCATAAATTCATCAACCAAAATATAATTGGAATTCAACACCAAGTTTCCATGAAGCGTTCCTTTGCGTTCAATGAAATAATTGATCGTATTCAGCAGATAGCCATTCAGCGCAAAATCAGATTTTCCGTATGTGGCATAAAACTTCCTGAACCACATTTTTTCATTCTCAAATTGGAAATTACCCTCTTTAATATAAAATGCCTTTGGCAGGTATGCAGTATTTGCTTTTATGTTTTTAAGAATCAGGGTGCCTTTGTTATCCAACTTGCTGTACTGACCAGTAGTGGCATAACTTTGTCGCCCATTAAGAGAAAGGTCCGCCGTGATTAACCCACTAATATCTAATCCTTTCCTTGTAAATACCTTATATATCCTTCCTACATTTAAAACCCCTTTTGCGCGTACCTTATACAGCATATCTTCAAAATTCTGTAAATCGGCGTTAACGAATATCGGGTTTCCTTCAAAATCAAACCTGAAAGGGTTCAACTTTACACCAAGGCTACTGAAGGTGCCATCCGTATTTATGATGTTAGCGGTCAGATTGATATTTTCTATTGGGTTCGGATAAGCTGTTGTTTTCAGCCAACCGTCTTTCAAATCAAGGTATCCATTGGTTTTCGGAAACAGTTTTTTATTCATGCTGAAAATACCGTTCGCTTTCACGTCGGCATTCATCAGACCTTTCATATCCAGATCTTTCAATCCCAAGGCCACATCCAGTGTCTGCAGATTAACCGCACCTTTAATGCTGGCATTAACACTCATTTCGCTTAATCCTTTGGTTTTAACAACCGCCCGGAAATTGTTTTTCTGCCCAAGGTCGAAGCTTAATTTTTTTAGATCCAATCCTAACTGTTCCACATCTAATGAAGGTAGATCAATATTCAAATCAACATTCAAATTCTTCATAGGTACCGGTGCCTTTGCGTTGGAAATGGTACCATCATTAACCAACAGACGCGCTTTAAAATTTGGCTTTAGGTTCTTGGGTTCACTGAACCTTCCTTTCAGGCTGAAAAACAAATCGCTTTTCCCCTCTAATTTGGTATCCTTTGCCCAATCGAGATATTGCGGCGGCAGCACAGAAATCATATCACGAATGGTAGTTTTTTCTGAAGCAGCTTTGATATCGAGGTCATACCCATCCTTTAGAATACTCACTAATCCTGTAAATTTTAGCGGAAGATCATTAATCTTCAGTTCATTTTTTCTGAGTACAAAAGTTAATGCATTGGTATTGATTCTTGTAATCAGGTCAGCATGCAAGGATTTTTGCTGTGCATAATAGACTCGGTTAAGGCTAAAATCTAATGAATCAATCTTCAAATCAGTTTTAAGATCAAAAATATCTTCACTCAATCCACCTTGCCCTGTATAATTAAGCCCTTTGGCATCCACTAATACGGTAGCGCTATGGTCAATATATTTGATACGCCAGTTTTTAAATTTGATGAGTTCAAGCTTGATGGACATGCCCTTCTCCGTGGTATCTTTTGGAGTTTTAGAAGGGCTGGAAACATAAACGTTATAGTTGGCCTGTCCTTTACTATTAACATAAACATTGGCATAAGCATCCGTTACGTAAATTTCATCAATCTTAACTCCACCACCAAAAATCAGATTTTTCAGATTGATGCCTGCGGCCACTTCTCTTGCTGCCAGTAAAGTATCCTGCTGAAAGGGTTTAGAGCCCCTGAGTAATAAGTCATCTACGGATACGGTAAGAGAGGGAAAATGCCGAAAAAATGTAAGATGCACCTTTTTGTAATCCAGTTTTCCAGCCAAGCGCTTATTAGCAAATATTTTCACCTGCTCAGATATAGTTCCGGGAAACAGGATCGGAATGATAAACATCAAGAATAATATAGATGCTACAAAAATTCCAATCCATTTTAGGGTCTTCAAAATTGGTCGCTTAAACTTCTCCATAAATCGATATCATTATTTTAATTTTAACAGCAGGTATCACCTATTAAGTATGGATAATTTTAGCTATCTAAAACCAAGCCATTTATGATAATGAACATCATTCATAAAAGTTTAGCTAAACCTTCTTTTGCTGGTAAAAAATATTGAGTACTTATTTTAGAACGAATATACCCGGAAATACTATTTCAGTTATTAAAGGTCTGAAACTCGATACGGGTTGCAATTTATGGCTGAACGCGAATAGAACATAGAAAATTGCCTATCAAATAAGACTATTTTAAATTTAATTAATTCATATACTTTATAGCTCACTTGTTACTCTACATTTAGGATCCTAAAAAATGAACCATCTTGATGCTTTTTGATTAAAACAGTATTGCCGCATTATAATACCAATAGCGTCTGCTAAGGTTTTAACAGACGCTATTACGGTATAGCACAATTTACACTATGGAGTAAGCTATATATTTTAGCTCACACTACCTTATTCATTACTTTTGCTGTTGGTAGAGAAAAGCTAAAAACGCTGCCTTCTCCAATAGCGCTCTCTACCCATATTTTACCATTTTGGGCTTCTATGAAATCACGCGATATAGCTAAGCCTAAACCGGATCCTGATTTGTTCTGCGCATCGGTAGGCACCTGAAAATAGCGATCGAACAAACGTTTTTGATATTGCTCGTCGATGCCTTTGCCTTGGTCTTTAACTGAAAACTCCACCTGCCCGTTTCTTTCGCGTGTGCTGATGATTACTTTTGATTTTTCCGGACTATAGCGTAAAGCATTGGATAGAAAATTAACCAGTACCCAGGCTGTTTTTTCTACATCTACATGCACCTGTGGCATGTTGCTATTTGCCACAAACTCCAGCTGTACGCCTTTTTGCTCAGCCTGAAAGCGCACCGGGGTTAACGCATAATTTACTATTTGTGCCGGGTCCACATTAACATAGTTGAGCTGCAGGTTACCCGTTTCTACTTGTGATAAATCGAGCAGCTCGCTTGTAATTTTCAGCAGGCGATTATTATCTTCTTGAATATGTTCCAGCAACTCTTTTTGTTCTGTATTTAAAATTCCTACCCGCTCATCTTTAAGCAGCTTCAAACTCATCTTTACAGATGAGATAGGCGTTTTCAGTTCATGAGAGATGGTGGCGATGAAATTAGTTTTGGCTTCATCACGTTCTTTATATTCGGTAACGTTTTTCAAGATATACACCATACCAGCAGATACTCCCGCAATACGCAACGTTTGCTGAGATTGATCAGCTAAATTAGGAACAACAATCTCCCGGCTTTCTAATTGAAAGTAATCTTCCTTATGCTCTAAAGCAATTTTAAATGGCTTAGGTGATGTTTTGTTATTTAGAATGTATTGTAACAAATCATTGCTCTTGCTCAGCTCCGTAATATTTTGCCCTACAATCTTATCACTGCTTAAATTGAATATATTCCGTGCAACCTGATTGATAAACAATATTTCCTGACGCTCATTTACTCCAATAATAGCATCCTGCATTTGCTCAATAATAGTTTCGATGCGCCGCTTTTCTGATAGTACCGTTGCCAGGTTACTGTTCTCCCATTCATTGAGCCGGGCAGCCATGTTGTTGAACGCTGTGGCGACTTCGCCAAACTCATCATCTTTATTAAAGTTTAAGCGTTGGCTGTAGTTCTTTTGGCCGATTTCCTGTATCCCTTCCAGCAAGGCCCGGAGTGGTACAGCCACTACATCCGGAAAATTAACACTGAAGCTAAATAGTACCAGAAAGGTAAACGTACCCACCAAGCTAAGTAATATGGTACCCCGGTTAACCGAGTCATGTGCTTTATCATTTTTCCTGACAATGGCCTGCATGTTCAAGGTTTCAATGGTACGCAATTGTTGCCGCATAGCTCTTTCTGTTTCCGCCAGCTGTTCTGCTGTATTGCCCCCTTGTGTTAGCTGTTTAAAATACGTTCTCAACTGTATAGTTGCTTGCTTCTCGCCTACTTCTGTAATATTATGCTCTTGGTCAATAAGCTGAGCATTGAAAGTAGCCGCTTCGGTGTTGCTTAAAGGCATCGGGTTTTCATCCAATACCGTACGCATGGCTTTGGTGAAACTTAGCGTTTCATAATTGTTCTTTAAAATTACTTTAGCGCTTTTAGATATTTCCTGAATGAAAAAGAGGGAAACAGCACCATAAAAAAGAATAACAATGAAAAGGAAGCCGAACCCCAGCCGGAGTTTATTTTTTATTTTCATGACAGTATAACTAAATCAGTTTCGGTAGCTGCCAAGCTTTTCAGCAGCTGATTAAATGAATTGGTTTTAAGAATAACCTGAAAAAGGTTTAAATGAGGCTTACCCATGCAAATGGTAGTCACTTCCCGCTCCACGGCAACCTTCATGATGGTTTGTGTTACCTGATCGCTTTTCAGGCGCAGCACCTCTGCTCCTAATTCAGTAGCTAGTTTGAGGTTGTTAATTAAAAAACGTTGCTTATCCAGTTTAATCCGGTCCCCGCTTTCTCTTTCGGTTTGCACATAAAGCACTATCCACGGCGAACGATAGTAAGATGCTAACCGGGCTGTTTTACGTATTACAATTTTTGCGGTATCTGCATTGGTTGAAATGCAAGCTAAAAAGCGTTCAGGCCGAAGTTTGATTTGCTTAGGCACCTCCACGTCAATCTTGCGCTCTAAGTGGTGGGCAACTTCTTTCAAAGCCAGTTCGCGCAGTTGCAGTATCTTGTCGTTCCTGAAGAAGTTTTGCAGAGCGGTAGTCACTTTACTCTTGTCATATATCTTACCATCACGTAAACGGTCAATCAACTCATCGGCGGTTAAATCAATATTGACAATTTCATCAGCAGATTGCAGTATTTTATCAGGTATACGCTCAGTAATTGAGATGCCGGTAATATCTTCAACCTCCTCGTTCAAACTTTCTAAGTGCTGAATATTAACAGCCGTAATTACACTGATACCTGCTTCCAGAATATCAAATACATCTTGCCAGCGTTTACCGTTTTTACTGCCTTCAATGTTGGTATGGGCTAGCTCATCAACAATTACCACCTCCGGGTGCCGGTTCAAAATAGTTTGCAAATCCATTTCCTCCAGCTCCTTGCCTTTGTAAAAGGTAGTGCGTCGTGCTATCAGCGGCACGCCATCTAGTAAAGCATGTGTTTCTGTACGATTATGCGTTTCAATATAGCCAATCTGAATATCAATGCCGTTTTTGAGTAAGGCATGTGCTTCCTGCAACATCCGGTACGTTTTACCCACCCCTGCACTCATACCGATATAGACTTTCAGCTTCCCTTTTCTTGACTTTTTAACGAGCTCCAGAAAGCTTTTTACCGACTCATCTTTATGTTCCTCTTCTTCAGGCATCACAGCGGAATTAAAAAGAAACTGCAAAACTGGCCGTTATAACCGGACTAGTACCTACATAACTTCCATTTTTCAAGAATATATCATCTTTGCTATCATATACTTTACCTTCTAAGCGAATTAATGCATTAGTGATTGGTGCATAATCCAGATTCAGGGAGTAGCCTGTAGTTTTAAATCCATTAGGGGTAGCCGTACTGATAATGACACCATTTTTATCCTGATAGTACTCTACCCTGCCGGCAACAGCCCACTTGCTTGCAAACTGGTAACGTGCTACAGCAACTGGCGATAGTACATGGTTATGAGTTGAACTTCCTTTAGCTTTTTGCTGAATACCATAATCAAAACCTGCGGTAATACCTACCTTATCGGTTAGCTGGAATATGCCGTAAAAATTATGATAAAACCTGCGTACACCTACAGAGTCGGCACCTTCCGAACCCAGGTAGTTACTATAATTTAAAGTTACTTTTGAAGAAGGCGTGTAATACACTTCAATGCCACCAGCAGGCTTGTTGTTGCCATCTGGTCGGGAAATGCGTTGCCAGCCGTTAAGGTACAAGCCGGTTAATGTCCATTTACTATCTGCTGTAGTATAGGTTAGCTTGGCGCCGCTTTCGTAATAAGGTGTATTGTCGGATGCTATATTGCGGGTTAATGTCCAGCAGTTTTTACCAATAGCACTTTCGTAACCAATGTGTGATGCAAAAATACCCGCATCTAGCCACAGATTAGCTGTTTTGCTCAGCTTTACACCGGCATTAGCTTCAAATATATTCTTGAGTACGCCAGGTTCGGCAGCTAGGTTGGCATTGGCGTAGGTACCGGCCATTAATGCTAAATTAGCTCGTACCGTACCGTTATCATAAGCTGCTTTAATAAAGCCTAAATTTAAATTTACTTCGTTGTGCCGATTGTAGGCATACACAAAACCTGGACGATTATGGTCTGCGGGCTTGTTGAAATCAAACCCATAATATAATTCAGCATAGCCACTAATAGTAAGATGGCTGCCTGCCTTAGTGGTATCCTGCGCACTTGCAGCTACCACCAGGAACGCAAACAGGATAGTTAATAAAGAGTTTTTCATGATTATTACAGTGAGGCTGTTTGTTTATTTTAATTGTTGAAGCGCTAAATTCAATTTAAGTACATTTACTTTAGCTGGACCTAATAAGCCTAGCAAAGGTTTTTCTGTTTGCTGATTTACCAGAGCAGCTACTTTATTTTTATCCAACTTGCGATATTCAGCTACACGCTGTACTTGTATTTGTGCTGCTTCAGGCGAAATATCTGGGTCTAAGCCACTGCCTGATGCGGTAACTAAATCAGCAGGTATATCGCTTCGTTTTAAATACGGATGGTATTTTAGTAGGGTATCAACACGATTGTTAACCTCTTTCAGGTAATCTGGGTTACTAGGCCCTTTGTTAGACCCGGCCGAACCAGCGGCATTATAACCAACAGCAGAAGGACGTCCCCAAAAATACTGGGGTTGATCAAACTTTTGCCCGATGTTGGCATAACCTACCACTTTACCGTTGAGGGTGATAGTTTCACCATCACCATGGCCTTCAGACCACTTCCCTATACCTGCAATGATTAAGGGGTAAACCACACATAATAATACAATGAATACTATAGTGAGTCGTAGGGCAGGAACAATATAACTTTTCATTTCTTTTGAAGTTTTATCTTTAAAGGTCTGCTTTATACCAGCAGACCAACCATTAAGTCAATTAATTTAATACCAATAAAGGGTGCTACTACACCGCCTAAGCCATAAATGAGCAGGTTGCGGCGTAACAATGCACTAGCGCCAATAGGCTTATACTCCACTCCTTTCAAAGCCAATGGTATGAGCAGCGGAATAATAATCGCGTTGAAAATAACAGCAGAAAGAATAGCTGACTCTGGGCTGTGCAGGCGCATAACATTCAAGCTTTGCAGTGCCGGGATAGAAGCAATAAATAAAGCCGGCACAATAGCAAAATATTTAGCCACATCATTTGCGATAGAGAACGTAGTGAGCGTACCACGCGTAATGAGTAGCTGCTTACCAATTTCTACTATCTCGATTAGTTTAGTAGGGTCATTATCCAAGTCAACCATGTTACCGGCTTCTTTGGCTGCCTGGGTGCCGCTGTTCATGGCTACCCCTACGTCAGCCTGGGCCAATGCAGGAGCATCATTGGTTCCATCGCCCATCATGGCTACCAGTTTGCCACTAGCTTGCTCATGCTTAATGTAGTTCATTTTATCTTCCGGCTTAGCTTCCGCAATAAAATCATCCACACCTGCTTTTTGGGCAATATATTTGGCCGTAAGCGGGTTATCGCCTGTTACCATTACGGTTTTTACCCCCATTTTACGCAGGCGCTCAAAACGTTCAGAAATGCCGGGCTTAATAATGTCTTGCAATTCAATAACGCCTAAAATGCATTCGTTTTGTGATACTACCAACGGTGTACCACCATTGGAGGAAATAGCTTTTACCCGCTCCTCTACCTCGTTCGGAAAAGGATTACCGGCATTTTTGGCAATGTTGCGAATGGCATCAAAAGCACCTTTACGAATGCGCATACCATCGGCAGTATTAATACCACTGGAGCGGGTTTCGGCAGTAAATTTCACGAACTCAGCACCAGCTGGTGTAGCAGGTATTTTATGTTGTGCACTAGCCAGCTCAATAATAGATTTACCTTCAGGTGTTTCATCGGCTAATGATGAAAGCACAGCGGCAATCACCAAATCGCCAGGAGCAATGTCATTTGCTGGCCAAAACTGGGTAGCCTTACGGTTACCAATGGTGATGGTACCGGTTTTATCCAGCAATAGCACATCTATATCACCGGCAGTTTCAACCGCTTTACCTGACTTGGTGATTACGTTCGCCCGTAAAGCCCTATCCATACCAGCAATACCGATAGCCGACAATAAGCCGCCGATAGTAGTCGGAATTAAGCACACGAAAAGGGAAATTAAAGCGGCTATGGTTATAGGCGTGTTGGCATAATCAGCAAAGGGCTTTAAAGTGACGCATACAATAATGAAGATGATGGTGAAACTAGCCAGCAGAATAGTTAAAGCAATTTCGTTAGGTGTTTTTTGACGAGATGCACCTTCCACTAAGGCAATCATCTTATCTAAAAAGCTTTCACCAGGTTGGGTAGTTACTTCCACCTTGATTTTGTCGGACAGTACCTTGGTACCACCAGTTACGGATGATTTATCTCCGCCAGCCTCACGGATTACAGGCGCAGATTCACCCGTAATAGCTGATTCATCAATGGTAGCTATGCCTTCAACAATCTCACCATCGGTTGGGATGATATCGCCAGGTTCGCAAACAAACACCTCACCTTTACGCAATTCGTTTGATGATTTGGTAGTAAGTGTGCCATCGGCAGCAAGCACTTTAGCCGGTGTTTCTTCGCGGGTCTTCCGTAAGCTATCCGCTTGTGCTTTACCTCGTGCTTCGGCAATAGCTTCGGCAAAGTTGGCAAACAATACGGTTAGCAGTAGAATAATGAAAATGACCAGGTTATAAGTGAAAGATCCCTGCCCTTGATGGGTGAAGCTATAAAAAGTTACATATAACATCACCACGGTACCAATTTCGACAGTAAACATTACTGGGTTGCGTAACATCACCCGCGGGTTAAGCTTGACGAATGATTCCTTCAGTGCAGTTTGCACTAAAGCGGGTTCAAATAATTTATTGGGTTGATTTTTCATGAAGTCACTTATTTAATCATCGAGAAATATTCGGCCAATGGACCTAAAGCCAAGGCTGGAAAGTAAGACAAGGCATTCAGCACCAGAATGACAGCCATGGTCATGATACCAAATGTTACGGTATCTACCCGTAAGGTTCCGGCTGATTCGGGCACATACTTCTTCTGCGCCAGCAAACCCGCTATAGCTACCGGACCGATGATAGGCAGGAAACGGCCCAGGATAAGCACAAAGCCTGTGGTAACATTCCAGAAGATGTTATTATCGCCCAAACCTTCAAAGCCTGAACCATTATTGGCATTGGCCGAAGTATATTCATATAACATTTCAGAGAAACCATGAAAACCAGGGTTGTTAAGCCAGGCTGATGGTTTTACCGCCCAGCTAGCATTAGCATGCGCTACAAAAATATAGCTGGATAATGCCGTGCCTGCCATAATCAGGAAAGGACTCAGCAATGTAATTAATGCTGCTATCTTCACCTCACGGGCTTCAACCTTATGCCCTAAAAATTCAGGCGTACGGCCTACCATCAGACCAGATATAAATACGGCAATAATGAGGTACACAAAGTAGTTGAGCAAACCAACGCCGCAGCCTCCAAAAAAGCCGTTAATCATCATAGCCAGTAACTGCCAGGCACCGGTAAGCGCCATAGTACTATCATGCATACCATTTACCGAACCGGTTGAGGTTACGGTAGTTAAAGTACTCCAGTAGGCCGTAGCCATAGGCCCGAAGCGTACTTCTTTACCTTCCATAGCACCGCTGGCCTGCGTAATACCCATTTTAGCAATAGCAGGATTGCCGCTCAATTCACTGCTGATAGTCGGAATCATGAGCATGAGTACGCCCACCATCATAACACCCCAAATTACCCAGCCCAGCTTTTTACGGCGGATGTAATAACCAAAAGCCAGGATCATGGCTACAGGAACAATGAACTGTGCAATAATCTCCGTCATGTTGGTCAAATAGTTTGGATTTTCGAGCGGATGGGCCGAATTGGCACCGAACCAGCCACCGCCATTAGTACCCAGGTGCTTAATGGCAATCATTTGCGTTGCAGGGCCACGTGACACATTTATGGTATCTCCTTGTAACGATATAAACTGATCTTTGCCTTTATAACTGCTTGGTGTACCGTTGAAGGTCAAAATCAATGCGATTACAATTGATAATGGCAGCAGCAGGCGGGTGATGGATTTGGTAAAGAATGTCCAGAAGTTACCTACATCTTGCGTAGTTTTATCTCGAAAGGCTTTGAATACCGCTACGGCACAGGCGATGCCCGTAGCCGCACTAGTAAATTGCAGGAACATGAAAATAAAATGCTGGGTAAAGTAAGTGGCCCCGCTTTCGCCAGAATAGTGCTGCAAGTTACAGTTCACCACAAAGCTAATGATGGTATTGAAGGCCAAATCTGGTGTTTGGCCGAGATTCCCGTCGGGATTTAAAGGCAATTTATCCTGATAAATCAATATAAAAAACCCATATACCAGCCACAAACTGTTGATGGTAAGCATAGCTTTTAAGAACTGTTTCCAGTTCATGGGCTCATTAGGGTTAATACCTGCTAGCTTATAGATACCGCGTTCAAGCGGAGCAAAAAAGTCGGTC
This region includes:
- a CDS encoding AsmA-like C-terminal region-containing protein, encoding MEKFKRPILKTLKWIGIFVASILFLMFIIPILFPGTISEQVKIFANKRLAGKLDYKKVHLTFFRHFPSLTVSVDDLLLRGSKPFQQDTLLAAREVAAGINLKNLIFGGGVKIDEIYVTDAYANVYVNSKGQANYNVYVSSPSKTPKDTTEKGMSIKLELIKFKNWRIKYIDHSATVLVDAKGLNYTGQGGLSEDIFDLKTDLKIDSLDFSLNRVYYAQQKSLHADLITRINTNALTFVLRKNELKINDLPLKFTGLVSILKDGYDLDIKAASEKTTIRDMISVLPPQYLDWAKDTKLEGKSDLFFSLKGRFSEPKNLKPNFKARLLVNDGTISNAKAPVPMKNLNVDLNIDLPSLDVEQLGLDLKKLSFDLGQKNNFRAVVKTKGLSEMSVNASIKGAVNLQTLDVALGLKDLDMKGLMNADVKANGIFSMNKKLFPKTNGYLDLKDGWLKTTAYPNPIENINLTANIINTDGTFSSLGVKLNPFRFDFEGNPIFVNADLQNFEDMLYKVRAKGVLNVGRIYKVFTRKGLDISGLITADLSLNGRQSYATTGQYSKLDNKGTLILKNIKANTAYLPKAFYIKEGNFQFENEKMWFRKFYATYGKSDFALNGYLLNTINYFIERKGTLHGNLVLNSNYILVDEFMALKSGDNDDKSIEVEYAKAENPKSSGVVIVPKNLDVSLTANAKKVGFKGMDISHLKGIAVVKEGQVYLKNTSFDMIGSRMNIDARYQNESPLTANFDVALKVMDFNVQRAYKEIDMVRKMATSAKDVSGIVSLNYKLKGDFDANMNPIYPSLEGGGVVNLRDVAVKNLKMLSVIGDNVGADAFNNPDMKGVNIETHIKDNLIHIDEFKFKVSVLRPSISGTASFNGLLDILVKVGLPPAGWISVPVAVTGTSEKPKIKFFSRKGQGIIDALYNRKSNKVIREEKRAAKKSGREQRKEKKAQEKKAKNVEKQVDKDLKKSK
- a CDS encoding ATP-binding protein gives rise to the protein MKIKNKLRLGFGFLFIVILFYGAVSLFFIQEISKSAKVILKNNYETLSFTKAMRTVLDENPMPLSNTEAATFNAQLIDQEHNITEVGEKQATIQLRTYFKQLTQGGNTAEQLAETERAMRQQLRTIETLNMQAIVRKNDKAHDSVNRGTILLSLVGTFTFLVLFSFSVNFPDVVAVPLRALLEGIQEIGQKNYSQRLNFNKDDEFGEVATAFNNMAARLNEWENSNLATVLSEKRRIETIIEQMQDAIIGVNERQEILFINQVARNIFNLSSDKIVGQNITELSKSNDLLQYILNNKTSPKPFKIALEHKEDYFQLESREIVVPNLADQSQQTLRIAGVSAGMVYILKNVTEYKERDEAKTNFIATISHELKTPISSVKMSLKLLKDERVGILNTEQKELLEHIQEDNNRLLKITSELLDLSQVETGNLQLNYVNVDPAQIVNYALTPVRFQAEQKGVQLEFVANSNMPQVHVDVEKTAWVLVNFLSNALRYSPEKSKVIISTRERNGQVEFSVKDQGKGIDEQYQKRLFDRYFQVPTDAQNKSGSGLGLAISRDFIEAQNGKIWVESAIGEGSVFSFSLPTAKVMNKVV
- a CDS encoding sensor protein KdpD — protein: MPEEEEHKDESVKSFLELVKKSRKGKLKVYIGMSAGVGKTYRMLQEAHALLKNGIDIQIGYIETHNRTETHALLDGVPLIARRTTFYKGKELEEMDLQTILNRHPEVVIVDELAHTNIEGSKNGKRWQDVFDILEAGISVITAVNIQHLESLNEEVEDITGISITERIPDKILQSADEIVNIDLTADELIDRLRDGKIYDKSKVTTALQNFFRNDKILQLRELALKEVAHHLERKIDVEVPKQIKLRPERFLACISTNADTAKIVIRKTARLASYYRSPWIVLYVQTERESGDRIKLDKQRFLINNLKLATELGAEVLRLKSDQVTQTIMKVAVEREVTTICMGKPHLNLFQVILKTNSFNQLLKSLAATETDLVILS
- a CDS encoding porin, producing the protein MKNSLLTILFAFLVVAASAQDTTKAGSHLTISGYAELYYGFDFNKPADHNRPGFVYAYNRHNEVNLNLGFIKAAYDNGTVRANLALMAGTYANANLAAEPGVLKNIFEANAGVKLSKTANLWLDAGIFASHIGYESAIGKNCWTLTRNIASDNTPYYESGAKLTYTTADSKWTLTGLYLNGWQRISRPDGNNKPAGGIEVYYTPSSKVTLNYSNYLGSEGADSVGVRRFYHNFYGIFQLTDKVGITAGFDYGIQQKAKGSSTHNHVLSPVAVARYQFASKWAVAGRVEYYQDKNGVIISTATPNGFKTTGYSLNLDYAPITNALIRLEGKVYDSKDDIFLKNGSYVGTSPVITASFAVSF
- a CDS encoding K(+)-transporting ATPase subunit C, with protein sequence MKSYIVPALRLTIVFIVLLCVVYPLIIAGIGKWSEGHGDGETITLNGKVVGYANIGQKFDQPQYFWGRPSAVGYNAAGSAGSNKGPSNPDYLKEVNNRVDTLLKYHPYLKRSDIPADLVTASGSGLDPDISPEAAQIQVQRVAEYRKLDKNKVAALVNQQTEKPLLGLLGPAKVNVLKLNLALQQLK
- the kdpB gene encoding potassium-transporting ATPase subunit KdpB, whose product is MKNQPNKLFEPALVQTALKESFVKLNPRVMLRNPVMFTVEIGTVVMLYVTFYSFTHQGQGSFTYNLVIFIILLLTVLFANFAEAIAEARGKAQADSLRKTREETPAKVLAADGTLTTKSSNELRKGEVFVCEPGDIIPTDGEIVEGIATIDESAITGESAPVIREAGGDKSSVTGGTKVLSDKIKVEVTTQPGESFLDKMIALVEGASRQKTPNEIALTILLASFTIIFIIVCVTLKPFADYANTPITIAALISLFVCLIPTTIGGLLSAIGIAGMDRALRANVITKSGKAVETAGDIDVLLLDKTGTITIGNRKATQFWPANDIAPGDLVIAAVLSSLADETPEGKSIIELASAQHKIPATPAGAEFVKFTAETRSSGINTADGMRIRKGAFDAIRNIAKNAGNPFPNEVEERVKAISSNGGTPLVVSQNECILGVIELQDIIKPGISERFERLRKMGVKTVMVTGDNPLTAKYIAQKAGVDDFIAEAKPEDKMNYIKHEQASGKLVAMMGDGTNDAPALAQADVGVAMNSGTQAAKEAGNMVDLDNDPTKLIEIVEIGKQLLITRGTLTTFSIANDVAKYFAIVPALFIASIPALQSLNVMRLHSPESAILSAVIFNAIIIPLLIPLALKGVEYKPIGASALLRRNLLIYGLGGVVAPFIGIKLIDLMVGLLV
- the kdpA gene encoding potassium-transporting ATPase subunit KdpA translates to MNTELLGILASFLITLLIAIPLGKYLAKMYAGEKVWTDFFAPLERGIYKLAGINPNEPMNWKQFLKAMLTINSLWLVYGFFILIYQDKLPLNPDGNLGQTPDLAFNTIISFVVNCNLQHYSGESGATYFTQHFIFMFLQFTSAATGIACAVAVFKAFRDKTTQDVGNFWTFFTKSITRLLLPLSIVIALILTFNGTPSSYKGKDQFISLQGDTINVSRGPATQMIAIKHLGTNGGGWFGANSAHPLENPNYLTNMTEIIAQFIVPVAMILAFGYYIRRKKLGWVIWGVMMVGVLMLMIPTISSELSGNPAIAKMGITQASGAMEGKEVRFGPMATAYWSTLTTVTSTGSVNGMHDSTMALTGAWQLLAMMINGFFGGCGVGLLNYFVYLIIAVFISGLMVGRTPEFLGHKVEAREVKIAALITLLSPFLIMAGTALSSYIFVAHANASWAVKPSAWLNNPGFHGFSEMLYEYTSANANNGSGFEGLGDNNIFWNVTTGFVLILGRFLPIIGPVAIAGLLAQKKYVPESAGTLRVDTVTFGIMTMAVILVLNALSYFPALALGPLAEYFSMIK